The following proteins come from a genomic window of Oncorhynchus mykiss isolate Arlee chromosome 19, USDA_OmykA_1.1, whole genome shotgun sequence:
- the si:dkey-9i23.6 gene encoding uncharacterized protein si:dkey-9i23.6 yields MSEADSHSGNMSLIQSMLRRLSTAEDTDQPPNIHSNTHRNTHQHLRTSVETDRGFYVTPQDHNNAELKFKGKLAEVIEDDDDDDCVDDDKDPQLKVPTERDNDPESSDRDSEREEGNSGIPFLDAGLENLGNEEEEENSETPSVIPRWEGRQFLPCPPGLDARPPLPPVPPKRRAKPPLHPTGPPPPPPALDPSRSAPVWGGVVGESPGCELRPTGHGRGPGGQKEDMLLSSGDMLSKYSAVILKSERRFSQPILDFTLGSTAQRGEGVQQLETTVSMATQDPSKLRGKDIGRPPKSSEPVGMGVRGIPQPLELTPPKPLISKPPRKNRSLPQGPEGRVQDSPDGSASSGSETRDIPPGFQSVAPGTEGVREPPDPSEHIADGSESSRTPAEIRSNTEEGGLLEVGRNLEGTQEVVVQDTATWGGGGVLGSKHPNMKKMKGGKLKKFTKKMMSRWKESREEKGGNGEIQDDDGEREVESEMPLVHLHQDRHSARLHANMSVIEEEEGKEEEEKRSGEATQESPTMERPSQAETERKPVGHHARFQSSFSSFKFNFSPISLVDEILTGDEWSPFLSIRDSPAPSPSVFQSEVASQHSYDEGDQLKTGPELRLPNDVQHNHEDIGFSLYEAVSFSQSRPNEIVDNQSDNRQQEVDNNNDTGADAIAVIKPKILLENDAAEESELDHSRPISKDIHDTVELCKSPIRTQSKDLLDFLCVESLGVLDSSAQKHKIRLSKKRKHRLPGLKKTKTETFNVRCTAIKAPEIKFLNPSPPSTLSPTSLPSSSIPSSSLSSSSSCSSPSYVFPSSFYNIPTSAEKQDPVTSPTQDNLSVKTTESSRKPGSSPKPPLSKFMTVLKDKTKRKLKN; encoded by the exons atgtctGAGGCGGACAGTCACTCTGGAAATATGTCTCTGATCCAGTCCATGCTGCGCAGACTGAGCACTGCAGAAGACACGGATCAACCTCCTAACATACACTCGAACACACACcgtaacacacaccaacacctcaGAACCTCAGTGGAAACAGACAGGGGATTCTATGTGACCCCTCAGGACCACAATAATGCAGAGCTCAAATTCAAAGGAAAGCTTGCTGAAGTGattgaggatgatgatgatgatgattgtgttGATGATGACAAGGATCCACAATTGAAAGTTCCGACTGAAAGGGACAACGATCCGGAATCATCAGACAGAGAttcagaaagagaagaggggaatTCCGGTATTCCATTTTTGGATGCAGGATTGGAAAACCTGGgcaacgaggaggaagaggaaaacaGCGAAACCCCCTCTGTGATTCCCAGATGGGAGGGAAGGCAGTTTCTACCCTGTCCCCCTGGCCTGGATGCCAGACCCCCGCTTCCCCCCGTTCCCCCCAAGAGGAGGGCTAAACCACCGCTACACCCTACAGGGCCACCGCCCCCTCCACCAGCCCTCGACCCTAGCCGGAGTGCTCCTGTGTGGGGGGGAGTGGTAGGCGAGAGCCCAGGCTGTGAGCTGAGGCCTACAGGGCATGGGAGAGGGCCTGGAGGACAGAAGGAGGATATGCTATTGTCCTCAGGGGATATGCTGTCAAAATACTCAGCTGTCATCCTCAAGTCAGAACGCCGATTCTCACAGCCCATTCTGGATTTTACTCTGGGCTCTACAGCACAGAGGGGTGAGGGGGTGCAGCAGTTGGAGACGACTGTGTCCATGGCAACACAGGACCCTTCCAAGCTGAGGGGAAAGGATATAGGGCGCCCCCCTAAATCCTCTGAGCCGGTGGGGATGGGGGTAAGGGGGATACCCCAACCGTTGGAATTGACCCCACCCAAGCCACTTATATCAAAACCTCCACGCAAAAACAGATCTCTGCCCCAGGGACCTGAGGGGAGAGTCCAGGACAGCCCAGATGGAAGTGCCTCTTCTGGGTCTGAAACGAGAGACATCCCCCCTGGCTTCCAGTCTGTAGCTCCAGGGACAGAGGGAGTCAGAGAACCACCAGATCCTAGCGAACACATCGCAGATGGGAGCGAGAGCTCCAGAACCCCTGCAGAGATTCGGAGTAACACGGAGGAGGGAGGTTTGTTAGAGGTGGGGAGGAATTTAGAAGGCACACAAGAAGTTGTAGTTCAGGACACTGCAACATGGGGTGGTGGGGGTGTGCTTGGGTCGAAACACCCGAATATGAAGAAAATGAAGGGAGGAAAGCTGAAGAAATTTACCAAGAAGATGATGAGCAGATGGAAGGAGAGtcgagaggagaagggaggaaatGGAGAGATTCAGGATGACgacggagaaagagaggtggagagcgaAATGCCGTTA GTGCATCTCCATCAAGATCGACATTCAGCCAGGTTGCATGCTAATATGTCTGtcatagaggaagaggaggggaaagaggaggaggagaagaggagtggtGAGGCTACACAGGAGTCGCCAACGATGGAGCGGCCCAGCCAAGCTGAGACGGAGAGGAAGCCTGTGGGACACCATGCACGTTTTCAGAg CTCCTTCAGCTCTTTCAAGTTCAACTTCAGTCCCATCAGCTTGGTGGACGAGATTCTAACAGGAGATGAGTGGTCACCATTCCTGTCTATAAGGGACAGTCCAGCCCCCTCACCGTCCGTTTTCCAATCAGAGGTTGCTAGCCAACACAGTTATGATGAAGGCGACCAATTAAAGACTGGACCAGAGTTGCGTCTTCCCAACGACGTTCAACACAACCATGAGGACATAGGCTTTTCTTTATACGAGGCTGTCAGCTTCAGCCAATCAAGACCGAATGAGATTGTGGACAACCAATCGGACAACAGACAACAGGAAGTAGACAACAACAATGACACAGGAGCTGATGCCATTGCTGTCATCAAACCGAAGATACTATTGGAAAATGATGCAGCGGAGGAGAGTGAGTTGGACCACTCCAGACCCATATCTAAGGACATCCATGACACTGTTGAATTATGCAAGTCCCCCATAAGGACCCAATCAAAGGACCTTCTTGACTTCCTCTGTGTTGAG tcACTTGGAGTTCTGGACAGTTCTGCTCAGAAACATAAAATTCGTCTGAGCAAAAAGAGAAAGCACAGACTTCCGGGGCTAAAGAAGACAA aaACAGAGACCTTCAATGTAAGATGCACTGCAATCAAAGCCCCTGAAATCAAATTCCtcaacccctctcctccttccacacTCTCCCCCACATCACTCCCTTCTTCCTCcattccttcctcctccctctcttcctcctcttcctgctcctctccctcctatgTCTTTCCGTCCTCTTTCTACAACATCCCTACGTCCGCTGAAAAACAGGACCCTGTGACATCACCGACACAGGACAACCTCTCTGTTAAG accactGAAAGCAGCAGAAAGCCAGGTTCAAGTCCCAAGCCGCCTCTGTCCAAATTCATGACAGTCCTGAAAGACAAAACCAAGAGGAAGCTTAAAAACTAG
- the LOC110497443 gene encoding NADH dehydrogenase [ubiquinone] iron-sulfur protein 8, mitochondrial translates to MSAALRVLYSVSRPGTIAAGHNLVRPISLSAQREGFKYVNAQDLPTDMKSITDRAAQTLLWTELFRGLGMTMSYLFREPATINYPFEKGPLSPRFRGEHALRRYPSGEERCIACKLCEAICPAQAITIEAEPRSDGSRRTTRYDIDMTKCIYCGFCQEACPVDAIVEGPNFEFSTETHEELLYNKEKLLNNGDKWEAEIAANIQADYLYR, encoded by the exons ATGTCTGCAGCGTTGCGTGTACTATATTCTGTGTCCCGGCCAG GCACCATTGCGGCTGGACACAATCTTGTGCGTCCAATCAGTCTGTCGGCCCAGAGAGAGGGATTCA AGTATGTGAATGCTCAGGATCTGCCCACAGACATGAAGTCCATAACAGACAGAGCCGCTCAGACTCTGCTATGGACGGAGCTCTTCAGAG GATTGGGCATGACCATGAGCTACCTGTTCAGAGAGCCGGCCACCATAAACTACCCGTTTGAGAAGGGGCCCCTGTCTCCCCGTTTCCGCGGTGAGCACGCCCTGCGCAGGTACCCCTCTGGAGAGGAACGCTGCATCGCCTGCAAGCTGTGTGAAGCCATCTGCCCCGCCCAG GCCATCACCATTGAGGCAGAGCCCCGTTCAGACGGCAGCAGGAGGACAACGCGCTACGACATCGACATGACCAAATGTATTTACTGTGGCTTCTGCCAGGAGGCCTGTCCTGTTGATGCCATCGTGGAG ggcCCCAACTTTGAGTTTTCCACAGAGACCCATGAGGAGCTGCTCTACAACAAAGAGAAACTGCTCAACAACGGAGACAAGTGGGAGGCCGAGATCGCTGCCAACATACAAGCTGATTACCTCTATcgatag
- the LOC110497442 gene encoding C-type lectin mannose-binding isoform, protein MMKVLPILAVMLLGTSAMVLNGLNSTEPRQVSGKVKDFPQCPGHSTWYKLGHKCVKHFREELDFQSAEGFCHSQKDKSHLISIHSSQENKDVDVFAQTFSRDSPRIWLGGFTVSDPLQPHRYLWTDGSPMNYYSWLQNPRQPSGDGQCMEMNWQRKGDWNDKPCSQTNYFLCAFIPGEREETKGGEEEGMVEKGSGRFIL, encoded by the exons ATGATGAAGGTCCTACCCATTCTGGCCGTGATGCTACTCGGGACGTCTGCCATGGTGCTCAATGGTCTAAACTCCACCG AACCGAGGCAAGTCTCTGGGAAGGTCAAGGACTTTCCTCAATGTCCTGGCCATTCTACCTGGTATAAACTGGGGCACAAATGTGTTAAGCACTTCAGGGAGGAATTGGACTTTCAATCTGCTGAG GGTTTCTGCCACTCTCAAAAGGACAAATCTCATCTGATATCAATCCACTCCAGCCAGGAGAACAAGGATGTGGACGTTTTTGCTCAGACGTTCAGCAGAGATTCCCCTCGCATCTGGCTTGGCGGTTTTACAGTATCTGACCCCCTTCAG cctcACCGCTACCTCTGGACTGATGGGTCCCCCATGAACTACTATTCCTGGCTTCAGAACCCCAGGCAGCCATCCGGTGACGGACAGTGCATGGAAATGAACTGGCAGC GCAAAGGGGACTGGAATGATAAGCCATGCAGCCAAACCAATTACTTTCTGTGTGCCTTCATACCTGGTGAAAGAGAGGAAacgaaaggaggagaagaagaggggatgGTGGAAAAAGGGAGTGGGAGGTTTATCCTTTAA